The DNA segment tgcctctgctcaacgacatgggctttgtccagaaaagaacagaaaaacatgccgtcatcaaatactgcaaatactctgaacaaaagaatccggaggaatattactgctgcttgctcaagctgtacctgcctcatcgtgctgattgccaattaaaatctgaacgctgtccttcctatcagttgtttcatgataacgcctgtgtccagttaccgtataacgactctgtggagcgcgtgtgccaaattgtcagaaggaacagagaaaggtatgagaaatacagtcgagacattgacaacgccatccaagaggtggaggagagtgggctcgtcataaatgaatggtgccacctggctcccgagagtgagttgcaaagactcgaatgcgttgaggaaatgaacgcgagagatgaaccgaacgacaacgtggaggaaaatgtcccggactataacgtcaggtccaaaacaacgcaaatgtccatcgtgacagagcctgctgccatcgatcccgcggtgttacgcgacatgtatcgtaacctgaaccaaaagcaagcgtccgtcttctacaaggtcagagattggtgcataaaacgtgtgtgtagctcaaagcccattgagcagttcttctaccacatcaacggtggcgccgggaccggcaaatctcatctcatcaagtgtatccacgctgacgctaccaaaatacttcagagactaccacgactggctgaggaggccgacatttccaagcaaacggttgttctcgcagctttcactggcacggcggcgttcaacatttccggggcaacgttgcattgtctactcaaactgccgagaagtctcaaacccccgtaccacgggctgggcaataaactggacgaagtccgagccgagctgtccatcgccgaaatactcatcatcgatgagatttccatggtgtcgaaagacctcttcgcctacgtgaatgccaggttgaaacaaatcaaaggaattaatttacctttcggtggcatgtctgttcttgctgttggagatttctttcagctccctcccgtgagacagtccaaacctctgtgcgtgtacgatcctacgcggctggaccactggcgtgacgacttcaaaaagatcacgctcaccgccatcatgaggcagaaagacgatgtcgcctttgccgaactgctgaaccgactccgcgtcaaagaaaagtcagatgaactgtcggaaatggacagagctctccttgccacgaggtacacttccccagaaatgtgtccaaagcatattctgcatgtttttgccaccaataaacaggtggatggccataactctgcgatgctggaactgcttcataaggacattgtgcagattgacgcggatgactacaagaaagacaaaggaactggcagaatggcaaggcaagcttcccctgtgcaaggcgctaagaatgagctcccggactccatcaaagttgccctgggtgctcgtgttatgatcacacggaacgttgatgttcaatcaggtctgtgcaacgggatgtttgcaaaagttgtcaaattggtgaactatccaaatgaagcccgtgtccagaaacttgggttggaactcgatcatgtgagtaacacagcgcgtgctgctaaccccgtgtacattgacagactggaggagaagctgaacaaggctggagtgacgcgccgacagtttcccatcaagcttgcttttgcctgcacgatccacaaggtacaaggcatgacaacgtcacaggctgcagtttcgctgaaaggtgttttcgaacacggcatggggtacgtagctctgagtagagtgacttcgctcagtggtctgcatattctgcatatggatgagagaaggcttcatgcaaatccacaaatcactgctgctcttgctgagatggcagaggattctttggagagcgtcatgcccctccttcacgtgatgccgtcggtagatcgggcaaatcacctggttgtcgtccatcataacaccgaagggctgtcttgtcatgtgcaggacatcaggtgccaccacgaactgcttttcgctgatgttttgtgcttcacagagacacacctccaaggatcagtggccgatggacgtgcttgcttggaaggctacacgatgttttgcaggaaccgaagtgattcttacacaaactgtcctgacttggcgacaaaacgtggtggcggcgtaggtatttgtgtcaaaagtcacatcgcggcccaggaaaagaaatacgttcagggtgtgaccgacattgaatttgttgtggtgaaacttgaagatcccctcaatgtgttgattgctgccgtttacaggcctccaggcaacagtctgcgcacttttctgccaagcttgggaaatctcttgcggtaccttgaagtaatggagcatcatcagatcttggtatgtggagattttaatgaagatatgctatctgcctcattcaagcccattcttgatttgttccgctcgaaaggctacacgcaactcatagccactgctaccactgacaaaaacacattgcttgacctcatttttgtctctcgacctcagtgtgcccttcattcaggtgtcctgcaaacgtactacagctatcacaatcctgttttctgtgttttgaccagtgaaaggtaagtcacagctaaatcagcattttctaaaacaacaaggatggaaatcgaaacgtcaacggtgtcgtaagtgtataataatagtggtgggatgcggtgggtgatttgttgacttgaggagagatgggatccagagtggaagtgctcattacttgacctctttttctttctttcgacctctgtgctctttattcaggttccgtgcgaacatacaacagctatcacaatcctgttttctgtgttttgaccagtgaaaggtaagtcaaatctatatcatgtttttcagtagttggaaaaacaacgaggacagacgtcgaatggcgtaagtgtataatattagtggtgggatgtggtgggtgattagTTGACTAGAGATGAAATGGGATCTGGGGCTCAGAATGGTAAACGTAATGTTGCCATTAGCCTCACAAtttccacatagaaaataactaccaacccatgtggatagcgatagctggaaaagcagctttatactgataatataaattggtggcaatgaaatccacccctattttggacactgaggtttgtgcatgatgctagcaataaacctgttgcctggctggcattacaaatggagaaaacatcgAATTGGAAAATACTTATCGATGGCAAAGGTTTGCTTGACGCGAGAAacatgcttcagagtgagtgaaggggagacggagaggagtggcctttttaacttggattcacttttatcatttttaaatggtcccaggcaaatcatagaagagtgataaatggaaacaaaccgtgagtaaagccttacatgaaactgtcattaaaaagtatcatgagtaaaggtggtcatacatgtaaagacaaggacagttgatgtagctgaactcatgtctgtggtggtaagttgagatgggcctgtatgttgagatggaatgggggttgttgtggactcaagttcagttaagggaaggccaaggcttttgaaattttctacaagccttcccttaacttgatgtaactttttaaaattttaaactttttagactttttaattagctttcaaaaagtcttcccttaactcaagttgatttaactttttaacttgtaacatttttaactttttaaacttttaacttaaaatgctcactttctaaattttaactcttgtaacatttttaactttttaaacttttaacttaaaatgttcactttctaaatttttaactcttgtaacattttttactttttaaacttttaacttaaaatgtttcactttccaaatttttaacttttgaaacttttacattttttaaactatcttagacgagttaaggggagactttttaacgttttacatgtttttatttctgattttagttatagaaaggccttttaaacttttttttttgaattgtttttcacattaattacttcatttttttatgtattatattttttctacgtcataatcgtgaggcaacaacagaaaacagacgaggtaagtttctcatcattagacatgttttatctttctttcaaaagacactaaatgctgctatttcactcttctgtattttaacagttcattttatgtggcgaaagcagctcatccacagtccactgaccaaagacatcctctcttcggccatgtaccagccaaatgccgccttaagtccaggaaaagttttctgaaaagtgtcccacccctcagaacgccgaacacaggcagtgaaagagtcactcggcgggaagaaagacttgacaatcttccaccagaaactacaatggagcttaaagcaagcgaggcaatgaccccaggagcagacaccaactatgtatgcaacgtggaaatgcctaaatagactaagatctggtgttggacgtgcaaaagtcactctcgccaaatggggacatctggaggatcggaacagcgagtgtgactgtggcactgaaccacagaccatgcaacacctcctcatgtgcccctgctggaacatccctgcacagcatcgaatttagcagagtttaacgagaagggacagaaatgtgttcagctgtggctcaaccacatctagccaagcctgtaactaactgccttgtagccacgataagaagaagctcatcccagaatcgaggccagaggtagccatgacatattactttattgtaatgtaagtgtagaaactcaatgtttttttgatgagaacccacctaacagaccaaacagaactactttacaggctttcttgtcgtcacagagggcaacagtttcaagaacacctgtacaagggaggcctgcatcatggaacacaaactcccaaacacacgacttctcctgcttcttctgtgagtagccaagaaggtaatttgtcaggaagcgctctttaattttactgcttctcctcaacatgaattgattaacatattatgttgcagcacagcgagagccacgcatttcaagaagacttgtacaagggaggcctgcatcatggaacacaaactcccaaacacacatgacttctcctgattcttctgtgagtaggcaaagaggaaatttgtcaggaaccactttttaattttaccgcttctcctcaacatgaattgattatgatattatgttgtagcacagcgagagccacgcatttcaagaagacttgtacaagggaggcctgcatcatggaacacaaactcccaaacacacatgacttctcctgcttcatctgtgagtagccaacaaggaaaattgtcaggaagcactctttaattttaccccttctcctcaacacctctttcatgttcctctagtatgttcctgggtcttgcctgtggttctacatgcatccagtcatgcagacagagaacaccttagcctttaactgtcggaagctgtccctctgcgaggcctcatagtatagtctgttttctgttctcattcatttattcatttattcatttattcatttattcatttattcatttatttatttatttatttatttatttattggcctttctatatttctttgccttaaatttggtttattaagttttgtgtttccaatatgtgcatgttcatttcatcacatacaagtccagtccaatgtatacgttcttgtttgtcattttgtatgttcagtatttattgagtcagttaaacattttatctattttttttattatttataagattTCACCCGTTATATATTCCATTCTGCCCAAAACAACTAATATCATACTGtattttggttccaaaaagcaccatgcaactgttttttttcctacttgtttagaaggaaaagtgtaaagtgtatgttgacaacttatgttgtgatttgtcgtataaaataacctgttttgaatgacattattcattatttacatttatttaattctttctttaatagaaaataggtcttttctgtgttgatatgaaactgtaattaaatactttcccactactcactaaatattttaatgtcatgttatcattattcatcagccaatgcatgcatcaggggggaagtgggttgtttttgggcaaatgagacaattattgaaagtttattaatatattgtcttgtgatcatagtttattgttatgttgtcttgtatgtacgttgtcttgtatgtacattctataagttgatatagtgtctattattttatcttcgcgattgtactgatcacgttgcattgaaatactttgaaaacaaatcggaaACCTCATAAACCGTGGCGATTATAGTTATTACCATTACTGTAAGGCTATTTTATTACTATCATGATCATATTCTAAATATGCTGAAACATGGCCACTCAATCGTATCGTCACGTATCgcgtctttttctctctttacttaaagtggacgctaccatttttcaccttttaagggggggggggggctctaaaAGCGTTGAGTTcacgtaaatataaacatgcacatgttcactcaattgtgtaatcatatttcacacgaatttagagcgatgtgttccggtctcagtgtttttcttctgtatgtACTAAAGTTTTGACGGTACGATTAAAAGTTACCCTCCCGTTTCAGACTTCGCTCAGACCTTTCGCGCCGACCTTTCGCGCTGCCAAAAAGTGGGTAGGGACTTTACACGGTCTCATTATCAACTTGAAGACGAGATAGGTAAGTGGCAACACGAGATTTCCtcacaactttattaaaaaccctaagtatatacttacattttaaccaggattgttgcgttagtggggaaagtagcacttccccacttctaattacgatcgtcacagttctattactgtactattacatgttattactcattaactgtacatatagaaaaaaatagtctcctgttctcacgacgaacttttgcggagttgtttctcggtgaatttagtatggattaattccatcggttgatgaacgtgaacattattcgcggcacaagtattgtattttcagtgaccacatctttggtttgcgtcgagcaaaaaaaaaaaaaaaaaaaggccgccattacgaaatgcgcatatagcaaatgaacttgtaattattaattaactagtcagtcgaaaatacatgtttgttttgcgttcctatttatgacggaggattccccattttattgctcttgcgtttaagtattatacactatcgtccgccgtgtgcatttgccatctaacaagatggacgcatgatgcttgcactttgcgttacggagtaacgacatttctggaaagatacacgacgcgtaattcatttatttcagacgacacctcgtagtcgccacacgcaaatggataaaaatggtttacggtgttcttttattaaaatctttgttttaggttagcccccccaaaaaacgcacaggcgccattatgaaatgtgcttccaaatttatatagcagatgacattgtaactgtaACCACTGATATGCACTGaccgagtaagatcagtagtattCATTGCCCAGTGTTAATTTGTAGCAGTCTTGATATGCTCcacac comes from the Syngnathus typhle isolate RoL2023-S1 ecotype Sweden linkage group LG18, RoL_Styp_1.0, whole genome shotgun sequence genome and includes:
- the LOC133143125 gene encoding uncharacterized protein LOC133143125, whose amino-acid sequence is MVSKDLFAYVNARLKQIKGINLPFGGMSVLAVGDFFQLPPVRQSKPLCVYDPTRLDHWRDDFKKITLTAIMRQKDDVAFAELLNRLRVKEKSDELSEMDRALLATRWMAITLRCWNCFIRTLCRLTRMTTRKTKELAEWQDWRRS